The genomic interval GTACTGGATGAGGCCGCGTTGCGCGAGGCTGCCGATCGGCTGAAGGAAGATTTGGCCGCGCAGCAAAAAATTATCGATCAACGCCGGGGCATGTTAAAGAACGGCACCGCCAAGGAACGGATGGTGGGCGAAGTGATCGCGCTTGAGGATTCCATCGACAACGCAGATATTTTGAAGCTCAACGAGCTGCCGCCCATCGTGTTTCAGGAACGCCTGGATAATCAGGACACCCCGGAATCCAAATGGTTTGCCGATCAATCCGGCCAGGAATTTTTTGTGACGCCCAACAACTGGGTGTACGCCTACGAAAGCGGCACGGCCAAACTCGCCGGTCACCTCGCTCACGGGCGCGTGATGCGCATGGCGATGGAGGCGGACATGGGGAATCAGGAAAGCAACCTCGGCAAGGCCAATGAATTTTATGGCGACGTGTACGTGCCCTTTCACACCTTGCGGCAGGATTATGGCGACCGCGAATTCAAGCGCCAATCCGGCGGGATTTCCGCCAAGGAAGTGCAGATTGATCGGCTGCGCGTTCAGTTTGATCATATGAGCCACGTCATCCCCGGCGCCAAAATGCTCGAGCGCACGATGCGTTACGGGCACAAGGATGTTGAAGACTTTATTATCCGCGTGCCGCTTGACGAGCTGGCCACCGCGCGCAAGATCAACCTCATCTTCACCATCGTGCTCGCGACCATCGCATCCATTTCGCTGCTCGTCGGCGGCATCGGCATTATGAATATTATGCTCGCGACCGTCACCGAACGCACCAGCGAGATTGGCGTGCGCCGCGCGTTGGGCGCGAAGAAGCTGCATATCATCCGCCAGTTCCTCGTGGAAACCAGCGTGCTCTCGGTGGCCGGCGGGTTGCTGGGCATTGCAGTCGGCTTGTCCGCGCCGCTCTTGGCGCAGTGGATCCTCGCGGAATATTACCAGTACGAACTGGCTATCCTATTCACCAACTGGTCCGTGGCGCTGGCTTTTGGAATTTCAGTGTTTATTGGAATCATTTTTGGAATTTACCCTGCCTTCCGTGCGGCAAACCTTGACCCAATCGAGGCGCTGCGCCACTCCTAATGCCGTTGACCATTCTCGGCTTTTGGAAATAGGAAAACAGAAACGAGGTAACATGGGCGGCATATTGGCTGTATGAATGATGGGCTAATTAGTTAGGAAAAATGGGAAATTCAGGTAAAGTAAAGTCAGGTTTCGTTAGGTGAAAATCTCTGCGATGGCTGCGACTTGTTGGAGCAATGACAATCAAAAAACCACATCAATTTAGTGCGACCCAAGGCGGATTCACGCTGGGAAAAATAATCGGCTTGATGGCAGTCATTGGCTTGGTGGTGGGGGGTGTCTGGGGCGGGCGGCATTTGTTGGGTCAGAAAAACGAGACCGCGCGGCAGGACACATATTGGACCGCGGAGAAAGCTGATTTTCAGGTGACGGTCAAACTCACGGGCGAATTGGAATCGACCGATGTGGTGGAAATCAAGTGTGGGCTGGAAGGCACCACCACCATCGAGTGGATTGTGGAGGAGGGCACCGAGGTAAAAGGTAATTCCCTCTACACCCTCAAACCCGGAGACACGCTGGAATCCATCGCCAAGTATCACGACAAGGACGCGCTTTCGATTCGCTTGTTAAATGAGAAACGGATGTTGGACTGGGATCTTTTGCCGGCAGACGAGGAAATTGAACTTCCCGGTGACCTCTTGGTGCAGCTCGATCCGCTGGGGCTGGAAGAACGCATCAGCAATCAGGAAATCGCCCTGCAAAATGCGGAGAACAATCTCAACCGCGCCAAAGGCAACATGGAAATTTTGAAATATTCTACCGCTCTGGCAGATAAGGTGGCGAACAATTCTTACACCAACGCCCTGCTCGATCTCGACAAAGCGCGCAACAGCACGGTGAAAAATCACGTCAAGGATTTGAAGGGGCAAATCACCAACCTCACCAACAAAGTTTCCATTTCCGAGGCCAAGCTCAAATGGCTCAAAGAGTTGGAGGCCAAGCAGTTTTTGTCGAAGATGTCCCTGCGCGAGGAGCAGCAAAAAGTCGCTGAGTTTCGCCACAACATTGAGATGGCCCAGGCGCAACTGGATGCGTACGAGAAGTACGACAAGATTTCACTGCTGAGCATCCGCGGGCTGGCCGTGGCCGAGGCCAAGGTGAACATCGAACGTACCAAGGTCAAAAACATCGCCGACTTACGCGATGCCAATTCCACCGTGTTTACCATGGTCAAAACCCTCGCCTTTCAGCACAAGAAACTTGAAGACCTCAACGAGCAAATGGCCAACACCAGAATCTATGCACCCTCCGGCGGGCAAGTTGTTTACTTTGCCGAGAGCTACAAGGAATTCGGCCCCATTATGAATGGCGCGCGCGTGCATCGTGGTCGCAATTTACTGAAGCTGCCCAAGACCCGCTCCCTGAAAATCACGCTCGACGTGCCCCAAGCCAAGCGCCGCCAACTACGCCGCGGCATGAAAGCCTGGGTAGAAATCGAGGGCGTCACAATCCCCGGCGTCCTCTCGGTGCTCGGAGCCACGGTGGATACCAACAAACGCCGCCACAGCGAGACGATTGTTTTCAACGGCGAAATCACCTTCGACAGCAGCCTGCTCCCCAGCACCGCTTCCGAAGGGATGAGCGCGCGTGTGGAAATTGAGGTCATCAACCTCATCGGTGAAAACCAGCGCGTCAAAGTTCCCAACCAATGCGTCACCACCCGCGTCCGCAACGGCCTAGCCGAGCAGGGCTGTTGGGTGCTCAATCTCACCACCCAAAAACCTGAATGGCGGCCGGTCACCATCGAGTATCATGATGAACAATTCATCGCCATCAAGGACGAGCCGGGCACTGGGCGCGGATTGCAGCCCGGTGAACGGGTTCACCTTTCACCCTTGTCCGAGGCAGAAAACCTGAACCTTGAGGAAGGCGTAGGCAACAAGAGCTCCCCTCAACCCACCGCTGCCCAAACCCCTGCCGGCAATTAGCCGAAGCCTTCGAGGATCGTTGTGCACGGACTCATCCGCATCATCGCCGTCGGCTTCAAAAGCCTGAAACTCCATTTGTTGCGCAGTGCCCTGACCATGCTCGGCATGATTATCGGCGTGTGGGCCGTCATCACCCTCGTCGCCATCGGCGAAGGCGCCAGCCACGACGCGCAGGAAGCCATCAAGGCGCTCGGCGCGAAAAACGTCATCATCCGAAGCGTCAAGCCATTATCCGACAAGATTCAAATTCAGGGCCGGGAACACGAATGGGTGGCCACTTACGGCCTCAATAACGCCGATGCCGCGCGTATTCGCGACACTGTACCCGGCGTGCAACGCGTGCTGCCCATTCTCACTCAGCGCAAAAATGCCATGCACGGTATGCGCAGCCACGACTGCCAACTCATTGGCACCTTCCCCGACTATCCCGCTTTCACCCAGGCCCGCATAAAGGCCGGGCGCTTTTTGAGTGAATTTGAGGAATTAAATCGCATCTCCTCCTGCGTCATCACGTTGGAATTGGCGGAAAAATTATTTGTCGGCCAAAACCCGCTCATGCAAAAAATTGTCATGCGCGGTTTTGAATCCGCGCAAGTATTTCAAGTGGTCGGCATATTACAGGAACGCACTGACAGCGTGAAGCGCACGCAAACCAAGGACGCCTCCGGCCGCACCACCGCTTCCAACGTGTACATTCCCCTCTCCACGTTTAAAGCACTGTACACCACCAAGAACATCGACCGCAGCCCCGGCATGCTCAAGGTCGAGCGGGTGGAGCTTACAGAAATTCGCGTAGAATTTGCCTCGGAGGCGCAGGTCATCTCCAGCTTGCCGCGCCTGCGCGATGCGCTCGATACCACCCGCAAAGGCATCGTCGATTATGAAATCCAAGTTCCCATTGACGAGCTCAATACCCTCAAAGTACAGAAGGCGCGCGACACCCGCATGCTCATGTACATCGCCTGCATCTCGCTGCTCGTCGGCGGCATTGGCATCATGAACATCATGCTCGCCACCGTCACCGAGCGCACCCAGGAAATCGGCGTCCGCCGCGCGTTGGGCGCCACGCGCGGCGATATCACCGTGCAGTTCCTCACCGAAACCCTCATGCTGTGCCTCATCGGCGGCGGCATCGGCGTGCTCGGTGGGTGTGGATTTGCAGCCTTCCGCCATCACATTCTCGAATCCACCACTCTCGTCACGGACTGGTCAGTCCTGCTCGCCTTCGGTCTCTCGGTATTGGTCGGGCTGATCTTTGGGATGTACCCCGCCCGTCGAGCCGCTTTGTTGGACCCCATCGAGGCGCTGCGCCATTCATAGTTGAAGTCATTGGAGTAATTGAATCTTCGCGCGGGGTGTGCGTCGAACTTCTCCTTGGAAAAAGTGAAATGAAATTTTTATTGTGCAAATCGGTTTGCGGCTTAGCCTTGGCAGCATTGTTATTTGGTGGCTGTGAGGCGGCCAAGTACCGCGATGCGGCGGATGCCGAGGTGTACGATATTTTGAAGCAACGCGCCACCGACGTGCTGGGTGCAGAACAGGATTATGACATCCGCACTGCTTGGAGTGGGCGCGCGCCGGATGCGATTCCGCCCGCGGAAATTATTACCGAACGCTTCAACGATAACGCCCGCGTGCTCACCCTCGAAGCTGCGCTGGGCATGGCGGTGACGAACAACCGCGCGTATCAATTGCAGAAAGAATCACTGTATCTTGCCGCGCTGTCGCTCACGGGCACACGGCACAAATTTGTGTGGCAGCCCACCAAAAGCACGGCGGATCTCGGCATCGTTCGCGAGGCGGATCACGGGCTCAAAGGGGATTCAGATCTCGATCTCACATTCAGCAAACTATTCAAAACCGGCGGAACGCTCACCGCCACTTTGGCAAATGATCTCG from Limisphaerales bacterium carries:
- a CDS encoding ABC transporter permease, whose translation is MFVFRSIIQGFKSLMLYPLRSMLTMLGIIFGVCSVIAMLAIGEGQKQKAEEEIKKLGAINIIITSQKPIAQEVQGQRTGFVAEYGVKYDDAARIADLRDAGVIRVLPEKIRREDVAFDRFVKKDRAVYGTTPYFLEFSQAEVVMGRFLSEEDEMTKNNVCVISTTLASELFAYQNPLTNEIKVGKYYYRVVGLVRTPADLLRDIKGQKQRVLDEAALREAADRLKEDLAAQQKIIDQRRGMLKNGTAKERMVGEVIALEDSIDNADILKLNELPPIVFQERLDNQDTPESKWFADQSGQEFFVTPNNWVYAYESGTAKLAGHLAHGRVMRMAMEADMGNQESNLGKANEFYGDVYVPFHTLRQDYGDREFKRQSGGISAKEVQIDRLRVQFDHMSHVIPGAKMLERTMRYGHKDVEDFIIRVPLDELATARKINLIFTIVLATIASISLLVGGIGIMNIMLATVTERTSEIGVRRALGAKKLHIIRQFLVETSVLSVAGGLLGIAVGLSAPLLAQWILAEYYQYELAILFTNWSVALAFGISVFIGIIFGIYPAFRAANLDPIEALRHS
- a CDS encoding HlyD family efflux transporter periplasmic adaptor subunit; amino-acid sequence: MTIKKPHQFSATQGGFTLGKIIGLMAVIGLVVGGVWGGRHLLGQKNETARQDTYWTAEKADFQVTVKLTGELESTDVVEIKCGLEGTTTIEWIVEEGTEVKGNSLYTLKPGDTLESIAKYHDKDALSIRLLNEKRMLDWDLLPADEEIELPGDLLVQLDPLGLEERISNQEIALQNAENNLNRAKGNMEILKYSTALADKVANNSYTNALLDLDKARNSTVKNHVKDLKGQITNLTNKVSISEAKLKWLKELEAKQFLSKMSLREEQQKVAEFRHNIEMAQAQLDAYEKYDKISLLSIRGLAVAEAKVNIERTKVKNIADLRDANSTVFTMVKTLAFQHKKLEDLNEQMANTRIYAPSGGQVVYFAESYKEFGPIMNGARVHRGRNLLKLPKTRSLKITLDVPQAKRRQLRRGMKAWVEIEGVTIPGVLSVLGATVDTNKRRHSETIVFNGEITFDSSLLPSTASEGMSARVEIEVINLIGENQRVKVPNQCVTTRVRNGLAEQGCWVLNLTTQKPEWRPVTIEYHDEQFIAIKDEPGTGRGLQPGERVHLSPLSEAENLNLEEGVGNKSSPQPTAAQTPAGN
- a CDS encoding ABC transporter permease, which translates into the protein MLGMIIGVWAVITLVAIGEGASHDAQEAIKALGAKNVIIRSVKPLSDKIQIQGREHEWVATYGLNNADAARIRDTVPGVQRVLPILTQRKNAMHGMRSHDCQLIGTFPDYPAFTQARIKAGRFLSEFEELNRISSCVITLELAEKLFVGQNPLMQKIVMRGFESAQVFQVVGILQERTDSVKRTQTKDASGRTTASNVYIPLSTFKALYTTKNIDRSPGMLKVERVELTEIRVEFASEAQVISSLPRLRDALDTTRKGIVDYEIQVPIDELNTLKVQKARDTRMLMYIACISLLVGGIGIMNIMLATVTERTQEIGVRRALGATRGDITVQFLTETLMLCLIGGGIGVLGGCGFAAFRHHILESTTLVTDWSVLLAFGLSVLVGLIFGMYPARRAALLDPIEALRHS